The Salmo salar chromosome ssa19, Ssal_v3.1, whole genome shotgun sequence DNA window aacccttgaatgagtaggtgcgtccaaacttttgactggtactgtatatataaaaggtTTTCAAAAATGTTGTTGGACAaaagactgtaaaatcaccaggaaatcagctgaAAGTCATTTTAATTgatgaaatctgttcccaagtattcccactgtaacggctgtcgtatagaggggaccaaagcgcagcgtgttgagtgctcattatgatatttattaactcaaaaatactaaagacaaaataaTAAACGGCAAACGACCAGattacagttctgtcaggtacaaagactaaacagaaaataactgcccacaagcacaggtggaaaaaaaccctacttaaatatgatccccaattagaggcaacgaggaccagctgcctccaattggagatcaacccaaaaaacaacatcatagaaatagaagaactagaacttaaacatagaaaaccacccaaaacatcccctgtcacgccctgacctactctactatagaaaatgacatcttacaagggtcaggacgtgacagtacccccccccccaaaggtgcagactccaaatgcaacaaaaaaaaacaacaaaagaaaccaaaacaaaaagggagggcgacaattgtctatggcggttctagtgcagtacccagaaccttacCATCCAGCAGATCCTCCAGCAGCGGAGGTGGcaccggttcggggcgtaacccccgctccgcccgcagaTGCCTCTGCTTctgtaccaccggaccgtggatcatcgtcggatgaaccggactgtagatcatcgccggaggctccgtgCTGCAGGCCTCCgccggaggctccagactggggagcgtcgccggaggctccggactggggagcgtcgccagTGGCTCCGGACTGGgtatgcgcactggaggtctgatgcgtgggactggcataggtggcgccagactggtaacatgcacctcaggtcgagtgcggggaggaggcacaggacgtactgggctgtgggagcgcactggagggagagtgcgaggagcaggcacaggatgtactgggctgtggaggcgcaccggaggtctgatgcgtgggactggtacaggtggcaccgggctcatgacacgcacctcagggcgagtgcggagaggagGCACAAGACGTACCGGGCTGTTgagacgtactggagacctggtgtgtatAGCCGGTATCACTTGTTCCGGAACTTCCACACActtctcaggacgagtacggggagctgactcaggtggcaccaaACTGACAACACGTTCCTTTGGGAAAAACTTGTGCGTCCTACACCAACTCAATAACTCTCCCATTTCTCCCTTCTCCAAATTTTCCCTCTTCTCCCGGATTGGCTCTGGTTTGCTCCTTGGCTCCGCCGactgctccatgtgccccccacccaaaaaattattggggtttCTGTAGCCTCTCGTGCCTCCCTGGCAGGCTTCTATATCTGTCTATTacttggccccaagtccagtttacCCTCTCTAGCCTCTCCTTCAGAGACCAGGTATCCATttcctcccgagcacgctgctttatccagttgtggtgggcagttctgtaacggttgtcgtatagaggggaccaaagcgcagcgtgttgagtgctcattatgatatttattaactcaaaaatactaaagacaaaataaTAAACGGCAAACGATCAgaatacagttctgtcaggtacagagactaaacagaaaataactgcccacaaacacagatGGAAAAAAACCtatttaaatatgatctccaattagaggcaacgaggaccagctgcctccaattggagatcaacccaaaaaaaacaacaacatagaaatagaaaacatagaaaaccacccaaaacactccctgtcacgccctgacctactctactatagaaaatgacatcttacaagggtcaggacgtgacacccacgCATAGAGTGGCATATGTATTCGTGTCCCAttgtaatcaaggtttgaaatgattctgtTTGAGTCAAATACTATATCTCTTTGGTCTTCCCTgaccatctgctcaagaaaaaTCCGCCTTCAGCTGTGAATAGACTTTTACAAAGGAGCCATCCCACACTGGCCTTTGATCATGACTGCCCTCTCTTGTCAATATAAGGTGTTACAAAACAACATGAAGATTGTCATCTTCAGAAATAATCTATTACAGAAAGGCGCTATAACCCTGTCAGAATCTTCAGTGATATTAAAATTGATCAACTTCCTTAGTTATATTTATATTGGCAGTCTTGTCAACCCTAAAAGAGAAAGGCACATAAAATGTGCAATAACATCACAGGCATGATAGAGAGATTATTTTAAGTCCATATTTTGGCTAAAGTTTATCTTGATACGGCATAATTATTTACCTTCCATTTAGTGTCCATTTAGCATCTGAGGAAAGTCATTCCCAATTCTGAACTATCACGCTAGATTATGTGTACCAATCGATGACCGTTTCTCATAATCTTCAATGTACTTTGGTATTCCAACAAAACAAATGCATAACTACACAAAAGCGTTCAATGTTAAGAATTTGCTGTGTTGACTGAAGGGTTCACATCTTTACTTGAGGCTGTGTAGAAGTCTGATCGGCAAAGCTCCTGTTTGGGgtctatgtttttatttttgtttctgtGCTTTTGGGTCCTGCGACAGTGGCGTATCCCCGTCACCGTGCTGATGACCAGGGAGCTGGAGATGAGGGCAAAGCCACTGAGGAAGAAGGTGGCCGTGTAGGTGCCTGTGGTGTCAACCAGCCAgcctacagagggaggaggaggaggaatggggtatGAACATTCACTTTGGCTTTCACTTGATGGATGGAAGAAAAAAACACATGTCTTGTGGACTTCCTGACTAATGCATGTGTTAATACATTCATAATTAATCATTTTTATTCAGTGAAAGTACACTGGTGTGTAATTTAACAAACTATTGCTGCACTTAATGTAACATTTGTGCATACATGAAACAATATTTTCAAAGTAACATCATGTGAACATTTGCAACTTTTGCCATTAATTGACCAATCAAGCATTGATGGTGGATTGTTCATGCCAAGATACATCCTTGACAAAACATTATCGTCCAAAGGTAAACATTTGCAACATTGGTCATTAATTGACCAATGAAACATCAATTATGTACTCTTCAggccggtttcccagacacagatggaAGTTCTccattgaaatatatttttagTCCAGGAATAGGTTTAGTCAGCAACTACAAATCATTTCAGAATCAGGACTGAATAATTGGGTCACTTTAGAATTACATAAGGTTACTCTAAGTGAGATTGTTTTCTGTTGATTTAGTTCAAAGAGACCAGCAGGCTTGCTCTACTTGATCAGAGGGAGTATAAGGGAGGTCCAGAAAGAAGTTACATTTCTACTAATTGTTTACAGCTTGCAAATGTGGTCTTGTACCACTAAAAGCTTTCATAAAGACCACTTTTGCGATCAGCAAACGTGGAGACATTTACCGCTATCTCTTTTGTACACCTCCTGTTCTACGATTGGTTAGTACTTACCTCCTATTGGAGGGCTGAGCAGGTAAGGGATGGCATGTAGGAAGTAGACAATCCCTAGGGCGGAGGAGAGGTTATGTGTCCCCACAATGTCCGAGGTCACCACAGGTATGAGGGCAACGTAGGCGCCATCAAAGTACCCATAAAACACAGAGAAAGGCACCAGCAGGGTGAACGTCCGCAGGAGAGGGATAAAGAGGCAGCACAGTCCCTCCATGCCCACTGTTATCATGTAGCACACAATACGATACTTCTTCAGGCACCTGGGGGTGAGAAAAACAGTGGACACAATCAGTCTAAAAACACAGATTTTTCATATTGACCATCTGAACGATCGGCGGCTTAACATCCAATGGCTTGTCAGGGGAAACCAGCTTTATCTTCAAGATACAATTGGGTAACAGCTCCATTTCGTTAGAGTAAAACTGGGTGACAAACAGTTCACGAAAAGGTGAGATTACAAGAAATGACTGAAAACTCTACATGTGACtgttaaacactctgaatatgaATCTGTACTGGATAAGAAAAGGCTGGACCCATATCTATGTTAATGCATAGCTTCTCATTTTCACACAAAGACCTAAAGAAAGACACAACGCAACAAATGAAGGTACATTTTGAACCTGTCTTCAGTTCCTAATAAAGGTacgttttaaacctgtcttccaGTCTGAATAAAGGTACATTTTGAACCTGTCTTCCAGTCCAAATAAATGTATGTTTTGAACCTATCTTCCGGTCCAAATAAAGGTTGAACCTGTCTTCCGGTCCAAATAAAGGTAGGTTTTGAACCTGTCTTCCAGTCCCATTAAAGGTATGTTTTGAACCTGTCTTCCAGTCCAAATAAAGGTTGAACCTGTCTTTCGGTCCAAATAAAGGTACGTTTTGAACCTGTCTTCCGGTCCTAATGAAGGTatgttttaaacctgtcttccgGTCCTAATGAAGGTatgttttaaacctgtcttccaGTCCGAATAAAGGTatgttttaaacctgtcttccaGTCCGAATAAAGGTatgttttaaacctgtcttccaGTCCGAATAAAGGTatgttttaaacctgtcttccaGTCCGAATAAAGGTatgttttaaacctgtcttctgGTTCGAATAAAGGTAAGTTTGAACCTGTCTTCCGGTCCTAATAAAGGAAGGCCGGCCtattaagtcgctctggataagagcgtctgctaaatgactaaaatgtaaaatgtaaaaatggggGACTGAGGCACTATTCATGGAATGAAAATACCTATATTATGTTGGCATACTCAATGGAACAACATCTTTAAAACTTTGGCTTACCTTCTGTCTACGAGCCAGCCGAAGGTGATGTTCCCCACGATGTCTATGACCCCCAGGATGGACATGAGGAAGGCGGCCTGGTGGTGGCTCACACCCACGTCCAGTGCGTACGGAACCAGGTAGACAAAGGGCAGGCTGCAGCCACTGGCTAGGAACAAGAAGCTCACTGCCAGCATCAGGAATTCAGGCATGAGCAGGAAGCAGTACTCCTGCATGGACTGGAAGCAGAAGCAGCggtggctgttgttgttgttgttgttgatcgcCAGTGATTCCTCTAACATGCTCACCACCGGAGCTTTCACCCCATATCCACACTCTGTGTCCAATGGGACTGGACCATGagcctcctcttcttctttcagAGTGATAGGGCGCAGTAAtgccccacagacacacaggttggcaACAACACCCCCTAGGATGAGCAGGGCCCCACGCCATGAGTAGTGCTCTATGAGCATCTGGACGACAGGGGCCAGGATGAAGGTCCCGATGCCACTGCCTGACATGGCGATCCCGTACGCCAGGGCTTTCCTCTCACAGAAATATGAGCCCACCATGGCTATGGCAGGGGTGTAGCAGAGGGCAAATCCAATACCTGTAAATCGAAAGACGATAAGGTTTTTGTTGGTTTTTCATGAGACATACTAGACATCCCTTTTGTTTTTGGTATGTCTACACAGTGTCCCTGAATTACATGATTTGCATGATTTATAGGGGCcctaatgatgataataataataataataataataataataatacattggaTTTAAAGTGCCATAAAGGggacagcactgagctagcctgcaacgtcACTTCCTGGATTAGCTCAAACTGCGCATGTTGTGTACACATAAATCTCCTACATGAGACGCCATCTCAACCGATTTCCTCGGCTTCAAAtgcgctattgagtcttcacataggaatgaatggtgtcacatgtttgatggctttgtccattcatatatatatagtgcattcgggaaagtattcagaccccttcacattttccacattttgttacattacagccttattctaaaatggattaaattagacacatatctggggaagggtaccaaaaaatgtctgcagcattgaaggtccccaagaacacagtggcctccatcattcttaaatggaagaagttttgaaccaccaagactcttccatagagctggccacccggccaaacttttggagttcgccaaaaggcacctaaaggactctcagaccatgagaaacaagattctcttgtctgatgaaactaagattgaacactttggcctgaatgccaagcttcacgtctggaggaaatcaggcaccgctcatcacctggccaataccatccctatggtaaagtatggtggtggcagcatcatgctgtggggaagtttttcagtggcagggactgggatactagtcaggatcaagggaaagatgaacggagcaaagaacagagagatcctagatgaaaacctgctccagagtgctcaggacctcagactggggcaaaggttcaccttccaacgagacagcaaccctaagcacacagccaagacaatggaggactggcttcgggacaagtctctgaatgtccttgagtgacccagccagagcacggatgagcatctctggagacctgaaaatagctgtgcagcgacgttccccatccaacctgac harbors:
- the LOC106578965 gene encoding monocarboxylate transporter 12-B isoform X1; this encodes MVHAVAMAQGKKRPAVPPPDGGWGWMIVAGCFLVTVCTRAVTRCISIFFVEFQMYFGADCSGTAWIHSLVDCTTMLCAPLGSFIGNRLSCRIAVILGGFLSSIGLVLSSFATSLEYLYLTLGVLTGIGFALCYTPAIAMVGSYFCERKALAYGIAMSGSGIGTFILAPVVQMLIEHYSWRGALLILGGVVANLCVCGALLRPITLKEEEEAHGPVPLDTECGYGVKAPVVSMLEESLAINNNNNNSHRCFCFQSMQEYCFLLMPEFLMLAVSFLFLASGCSLPFVYLVPYALDVGVSHHQAAFLMSILGVIDIVGNITFGWLVDRRCLKKYRIVCYMITVGMEGLCCLFIPLLRTFTLLVPFSVFYGYFDGAYVALIPVVTSDIVGTHNLSSALGIVYFLHAIPYLLSPPIGGWLVDTTGTYTATFFLSGFALISSSLVISTVTGIRHCRRTQKHRNKNKNIDPKQELCRSDFYTASSKDVNPSVNTANS
- the LOC106578965 gene encoding monocarboxylate transporter 12-B isoform X2; its protein translation is MYFGADCSGTAWIHSLVDCTTMLCAPLGSFIGNRLSCRIAVILGGFLSSIGLVLSSFATSLEYLYLTLGVLTGIGFALCYTPAIAMVGSYFCERKALAYGIAMSGSGIGTFILAPVVQMLIEHYSWRGALLILGGVVANLCVCGALLRPITLKEEEEAHGPVPLDTECGYGVKAPVVSMLEESLAINNNNNNSHRCFCFQSMQEYCFLLMPEFLMLAVSFLFLASGCSLPFVYLVPYALDVGVSHHQAAFLMSILGVIDIVGNITFGWLVDRRCLKKYRIVCYMITVGMEGLCCLFIPLLRTFTLLVPFSVFYGYFDGAYVALIPVVTSDIVGTHNLSSALGIVYFLHAIPYLLSPPIGGWLVDTTGTYTATFFLSGFALISSSLVISTVTGIRHCRRTQKHRNKNKNIDPKQELCRSDFYTASSKDVNPSVNTANS